The proteins below are encoded in one region of Lentimicrobium sp. L6:
- a CDS encoding nitroreductase family protein: MELLDKLNWRYAAKAMNGEKVAQEKIDNIIEAISLAPTSSGLQPFEVFVITNQEIKEKIKPVSWNQSVITDCSHLLVFAAWDTYTEDRINKMFDLTNEVRGFKNQGWEDYRQLLLGAYPQRDAEVNFNHAARQAYIAFSQAIAAAAFEGVDATPLEGFDPVAVDEILNLKEKGLRSCVMLPLGYRDTENDWLVNLKKVRKSKNDLVTVID; the protein is encoded by the coding sequence ATGGAATTGTTAGATAAATTAAACTGGAGATATGCTGCCAAAGCCATGAATGGTGAAAAAGTAGCACAAGAAAAAATCGATAATATTATTGAAGCCATCTCTTTGGCTCCTACATCAAGTGGATTGCAACCATTCGAGGTGTTTGTGATTACCAACCAAGAAATAAAAGAGAAAATCAAACCCGTAAGTTGGAATCAGTCAGTGATTACTGATTGTTCTCATTTATTAGTGTTTGCTGCTTGGGATACCTATACCGAGGATCGTATCAATAAGATGTTCGACTTAACCAATGAGGTACGTGGTTTCAAAAACCAAGGCTGGGAAGATTACCGTCAGTTGCTTTTGGGAGCTTATCCACAAAGAGATGCAGAGGTGAACTTCAATCATGCAGCTCGTCAGGCTTATATTGCTTTTTCACAAGCCATTGCAGCGGCTGCTTTTGAAGGAGTTGATGCAACACCTTTAGAAGGATTTGATCCTGTTGCTGTAGATGAAATTTTAAACCTAAAAGAAAAGGGATTAAGATCTTGTGTGATGCTTCCTCTAGGTTATCGTGATACCGAAAACGATTGGTTGGTGAATCTAAAAAAAGTAAGAAAAAGTAAAAATGACTTAGTGACTGTAATAGACTAA
- a CDS encoding DUF4956 domain-containing protein — protein sequence MLKFIQNTILNVSKTAENIVDTPTWEDSFRFLDIKLINVPDFTELVVRFALNSIMILLVIHYMYARTSKRKDFYFSYIAIGGTVFLLSFLLNNVKLELGFALGLFAIFGIIRYRTDAIPIKEMTYLFVVIGISVMNALASKKVSYSELLFTNAAIVAGLWFLEKRLLLKEEKSLRIIYEKIENIHKMKEEELREDLQNRTGITIIRYEITKIDFLRDVADIEIFYSPKENATLIQNNE from the coding sequence ATGTTGAAATTCATCCAAAATACAATATTGAATGTCTCAAAAACAGCAGAAAATATTGTCGATACTCCAACTTGGGAAGACAGCTTTCGGTTTTTAGATATTAAATTAATCAATGTTCCTGATTTTACAGAATTAGTGGTTCGATTTGCTCTCAACTCCATTATGATTCTTTTGGTCATACATTATATGTATGCCAGAACAAGCAAGCGAAAAGACTTTTACTTTAGTTATATTGCCATTGGAGGAACCGTTTTCCTTTTGAGTTTTTTGCTTAATAATGTAAAGCTAGAATTAGGGTTTGCACTTGGTTTGTTTGCTATCTTTGGGATTATTCGTTATCGAACCGATGCTATTCCTATCAAGGAAATGACCTATTTATTTGTGGTGATAGGCATATCGGTAATGAATGCTTTGGCTAGTAAAAAAGTGAGCTATTCCGAATTGTTATTTACTAATGCAGCTATTGTAGCAGGACTTTGGTTCCTCGAAAAAAGGCTCTTATTAAAAGAAGAAAAATCTCTTCGTATTATTTACGAAAAGATTGAGAATATTCATAAAATGAAAGAAGAAGAGTTGAGAGAAGACCTTCAAAATAGAACTGGAATTACTATCATCCGATATGAAATCACCAAAATAGACTTCCTTAGAGATGTAGCTGATATTGAGATATTCTATAGCCCAAAAGAAAATGCTACTCTGATTCAGAATAATGAGTAA
- a CDS encoding T9SS type A sorting domain-containing protein: MKQQIINGQTIIGAKENLEAQLQNSKAEYSNAFNHILARYTHDTVNNNSDSILYLLSQSQNIESRYQLAGIYLQNNETTAANQVLNSIATDFTLDNEDAYELDKLQEYYQILANVKNNNRSIYELTDTEKAEILLLSKDTVNLASAWARNLLIYLGEKEYQAPIYLPEFENKSALITEPFDINIPKEEYAEINMYPNPARDYVICEYDIKIAFQSAELVITETSTGKRLDNIAIEQKQDSKTIDLKSFKSGNYIITLKIDGKAINSTTFNIIK, translated from the coding sequence ATGAAACAGCAAATTATTAATGGGCAAACCATTATAGGTGCCAAAGAGAATTTAGAAGCACAATTGCAAAATAGCAAAGCTGAATATAGCAATGCCTTCAATCATATATTGGCCCGCTATACTCACGATACTGTAAATAATAATAGCGATAGTATTTTGTATTTATTAAGTCAATCACAGAATATAGAATCGCGCTATCAATTGGCAGGTATTTACTTACAGAATAATGAAACCACAGCTGCCAATCAAGTATTGAACTCCATAGCAACAGACTTTACTTTGGATAATGAGGATGCCTACGAATTAGATAAATTGCAAGAATATTATCAGATATTGGCCAATGTAAAAAACAATAATAGAAGTATTTATGAGCTAACTGATACTGAAAAAGCTGAAATACTTCTATTATCAAAGGATACGGTGAATTTAGCTTCGGCTTGGGCTCGCAATTTACTCATCTATTTGGGCGAGAAAGAATATCAAGCCCCCATATATTTACCGGAGTTCGAAAACAAATCGGCTCTAATTACCGAGCCTTTTGATATAAATATACCAAAAGAAGAATATGCTGAAATCAATATGTATCCCAATCCAGCCAGAGATTATGTGATTTGTGAATACGATATTAAAATAGCATTTCAATCGGCCGAATTGGTGATTACAGAAACCTCCACCGGTAAGCGTTTAGATAACATTGCCATCGAACAAAAACAAGACAGTAAGACCATAGATTTAAAATCATTTAAATCAGGCAACTATATTATTACTCTAAAAATTGATGGTAAAGCTATTAATAGTACCACATTCAATATTATTAAGTAA
- a CDS encoding TetR/AcrR family transcriptional regulator: MNKLIPKLQKSKDKRVALLQATLQLINQGGIQEASMSKVAKLAKVSPGTIYLYFENKQDLVNQLYLSIKAAFSKEAFKDFKEDDPVKESFRKIWYRIAGFKIKQTEESSFLDQCDNTPILDEKSRQEGLRHLQPLLDLWNRGQEEALIKKISPYLLYAFTIYPMAFLMNTKNRSHCKLNEQILEKAFEAAWDSIKL; the protein is encoded by the coding sequence ATGAACAAATTGATACCAAAACTTCAAAAGAGCAAGGACAAGAGAGTGGCATTATTGCAAGCTACCCTTCAGCTGATCAATCAAGGAGGAATACAAGAGGCTTCCATGTCGAAGGTAGCCAAACTGGCCAAGGTATCTCCTGGAACCATCTATCTTTATTTTGAGAACAAGCAGGATTTAGTGAATCAGTTATATTTGAGTATAAAAGCAGCATTTAGTAAAGAAGCATTTAAAGATTTTAAAGAGGATGATCCAGTAAAGGAGAGTTTCAGGAAAATCTGGTATCGTATTGCTGGTTTTAAAATCAAGCAAACTGAGGAGTCTTCTTTTTTAGATCAATGCGACAATACACCTATTTTAGATGAAAAAAGCAGGCAAGAAGGATTGAGGCATTTGCAACCGCTTCTCGATTTATGGAATCGTGGACAAGAGGAGGCTTTAATTAAAAAAATCTCTCCTTATTTATTGTACGCATTCACCATTTATCCTATGGCTTTTTTAATGAATACCAAAAACAGATCCCACTGTAAATTAAATGAACAAATTTTAGAAAAGGCTTTTGAAGCGGCTTGGGATAGCATTAAGCTTTAA
- a CDS encoding Nramp family divalent metal transporter yields MRLKSLVKDLGPGLVVAATGVGAGDLVAASVGGAHFSYVILWSALLGALLKYALNEGIARWQLASGKSMIEAWKSYFPSWVSYYFLSYLIIWSFIVGAALSGACGLAAHAIFPILSVAQWGIIHAVLAFVLVLFFQYNFFERIMKAMIALMFIIVILTTIISQPNWSLVIKGTFLPSIPKGSIWLILGIIGGVGGSVTLLSYGYWIKEREWNSVSFLPKVKIDLSVAYILTGLFGMAIMIIAAQLQPEVVNGNGMVLSLADKIGENSGEVGKWIFLLGFWGAVFSSMLGVWQGVPFLFADYMRTRSNSMTHSSISNIDLSKDNSYKYFLAFIALPPLVLLFFQKPVWIIIAYAVTGSMFMPFLAFTLFWLNNRKNEVLKNSIFINFLLFIAFALFSLLMGMKLWEFV; encoded by the coding sequence GTGAGGCTGAAAAGTTTGGTTAAAGACCTGGGGCCTGGTTTAGTAGTTGCAGCTACTGGAGTTGGAGCGGGTGATTTAGTAGCTGCCTCTGTGGGCGGAGCTCATTTTTCTTATGTCATATTATGGAGTGCCTTATTAGGTGCTTTATTAAAATACGCACTAAACGAAGGTATTGCTCGCTGGCAATTGGCTTCCGGAAAATCTATGATTGAAGCCTGGAAATCCTATTTCCCTTCCTGGGTTTCCTATTATTTCTTATCATATTTAATCATTTGGTCTTTTATAGTTGGAGCGGCATTATCAGGTGCTTGCGGCTTAGCCGCTCATGCCATATTTCCTATTCTTTCAGTGGCCCAATGGGGAATTATTCATGCAGTTTTAGCCTTTGTTTTGGTTCTGTTTTTCCAATATAACTTCTTTGAACGCATCATGAAGGCGATGATAGCTTTGATGTTTATCATCGTAATATTGACCACCATTATCTCACAACCTAATTGGTCTTTGGTAATAAAAGGAACTTTTCTCCCAAGCATTCCTAAGGGATCCATTTGGTTAATTCTAGGAATCATTGGTGGAGTTGGAGGTTCTGTTACTTTACTTTCCTATGGATATTGGATTAAAGAGCGAGAGTGGAATAGTGTTTCCTTTTTGCCTAAAGTAAAGATAGACTTATCTGTTGCCTATATTTTAACCGGACTTTTTGGAATGGCCATTATGATTATTGCGGCCCAATTACAGCCCGAAGTGGTAAATGGAAACGGAATGGTGCTGTCATTAGCTGATAAAATAGGCGAAAATAGCGGTGAAGTGGGAAAATGGATCTTTTTATTGGGATTTTGGGGTGCTGTTTTTAGTTCTATGCTTGGGGTGTGGCAAGGGGTTCCATTTCTATTTGCCGACTATATGCGTACTCGTTCAAACTCAATGACTCATTCTTCTATTTCAAATATTGATTTGAGTAAAGACAATTCCTATAAATATTTCCTAGCATTTATTGCTTTACCTCCTCTAGTTCTTCTCTTTTTTCAGAAACCAGTATGGATTATCATTGCCTATGCCGTTACAGGTAGCATGTTTATGCCTTTTCTAGCTTTTACCTTATTCTGGCTCAATAATAGAAAAAATGAGGTCTTGAAGAATTCTATTTTTATTAATTTCTTACTTTTTATTGCCTTTGCTTTATTTAGTCTATTGATGGGAATGAAGCTTTGGGAGTTTGTTTAA
- the trxB gene encoding thioredoxin-disulfide reductase codes for MSEAIEKVKTLIIGSGPAGYTAGIYAGRAALNPVMYQGMQPGGQLTITTEVENFPGYPEGTDGPAMMEDLKKQAERYGTQVRWGEIVEADFSKRPFICKADDGNMIEAETVIIATGASAMWLGLPSEEEYNGGGVSACATCDGFFYKGKDVAVVGGGDTAAEEASYLANICNKVYMIVRRDELRASKAMQERVKKNPKIEILWNHNTKEILGTSQGFAKTVTGALLLNNKTNEETTINIDGFFVAIGHTPNSKIFKGQIDMDETGYINTIPGSTATNIPGVFAAGDVQDKTYRQAITAAGTGCMAAIEAERFIGENE; via the coding sequence ATGAGCGAGGCTATAGAGAAAGTAAAAACCCTGATCATTGGTTCAGGTCCTGCTGGTTACACAGCTGGTATTTACGCTGGTCGTGCAGCACTTAATCCTGTGATGTATCAAGGAATGCAGCCAGGTGGTCAGCTAACTATTACTACAGAAGTAGAGAATTTTCCAGGTTATCCAGAAGGAACTGATGGTCCTGCTATGATGGAAGACTTGAAGAAACAAGCTGAAAGATATGGAACTCAAGTAAGATGGGGCGAAATTGTAGAAGCTGACTTCTCAAAAAGACCATTTATCTGTAAAGCCGATGATGGTAATATGATTGAAGCTGAGACCGTAATTATTGCTACAGGTGCTTCTGCTATGTGGTTAGGACTACCTTCTGAAGAAGAGTATAATGGTGGTGGAGTATCTGCTTGTGCTACTTGTGATGGTTTCTTCTATAAAGGAAAAGATGTTGCTGTTGTAGGTGGTGGTGATACTGCTGCTGAGGAGGCTTCCTACTTAGCTAATATCTGTAATAAGGTATACATGATTGTGAGAAGAGACGAGTTAAGAGCCTCTAAAGCTATGCAAGAAAGAGTGAAGAAAAATCCAAAAATAGAAATCCTTTGGAATCATAATACCAAAGAAATTCTTGGAACTTCTCAAGGTTTTGCAAAAACAGTAACTGGGGCATTATTATTAAATAATAAGACCAACGAAGAAACAACAATCAATATCGATGGTTTCTTTGTAGCTATTGGTCACACGCCAAACTCTAAAATATTCAAAGGACAAATTGATATGGACGAAACTGGATATATCAATACGATTCCAGGAAGTACAGCAACAAATATTCCTGGTGTTTTTGCAGCAGGTGATGTACAAGATAAAACTTATCGTCAAGCGATTACTGCAGCCGGAACAGGTTGTATGGCTGCTATTGAAGCGGAACGCTTTATTGGCGAGAATGAGTAA
- a CDS encoding T9SS type A sorting domain-containing protein → MRNFLINIFLFFSIYANAQFIYSDTTWERWYGAQNNNESALAYKNDIEHYDKGYIFHANYEEFMEGKTFIKKTDINGYYLWERRMDSTYQNYILSMKNHEDGGLIMCGISNFTGVANPWVSKLNACMEVEWCKIFEWPEYSFAKDIAIDKNGDIIVLCADYGELYEERINLIKLNTEGHIIWKGDYATMDDYPVIWNAMPDKILISEENDYYIAGEAEWPINNDPSQGWGTRSLFIKVNPNGEEEWILPFGIYDSLYSKPWSIHNLSEGNFVAIGSNYQTHHPVLMYFNENGEEQSFVSKQIMPEDYFSTRLAGSIQISDTSFISIWRYLYTIEEYNYHYGYIKFDTALNIIDYKEDDRWKDPANLIYSYNDKIVTVGRMKENNSSGKYDIYMSKRNLDFTYDTVYPNWTGQYDSLCPGGVVSGFLPYTCHTIVGIDELQSPKHYAQTKDKIELQIHPNPAHTIAKLIIENKNEVTGLQLSVYNQTGEEVYQKKLANGIKEEALNISQWSAGIYVIIVRSENHMVGSAKLVVE, encoded by the coding sequence ATGAGAAATTTTCTAATAAATATATTTCTGTTTTTTTCAATTTATGCAAATGCTCAATTTATCTACTCTGATACCACTTGGGAAAGGTGGTATGGGGCGCAAAATAATAATGAATCGGCTTTGGCTTATAAAAATGATATAGAACATTATGATAAAGGTTATATTTTCCATGCCAATTATGAGGAATTCATGGAGGGTAAAACTTTTATTAAAAAAACGGATATAAATGGTTATTATCTTTGGGAAAGAAGAATGGATTCTACCTATCAAAACTATATATTATCCATGAAGAATCATGAAGATGGTGGACTTATTATGTGTGGGATAAGCAATTTTACAGGCGTTGCTAATCCGTGGGTATCCAAATTAAATGCCTGTATGGAGGTAGAATGGTGTAAAATATTTGAATGGCCCGAATATTCTTTTGCTAAGGATATAGCGATTGATAAGAATGGGGATATTATTGTATTGTGTGCAGATTATGGAGAGTTGTATGAAGAGCGTATTAATTTAATTAAACTGAATACTGAAGGACATATTATTTGGAAGGGTGATTATGCTACCATGGATGATTACCCTGTGATATGGAATGCCATGCCAGATAAGATATTGATAAGTGAAGAAAATGACTATTATATAGCTGGAGAAGCAGAATGGCCAATTAATAATGACCCCTCCCAAGGTTGGGGAACTCGGTCTTTATTTATTAAGGTTAATCCTAATGGGGAAGAGGAATGGATATTGCCCTTTGGTATTTATGATAGCCTATATAGTAAACCTTGGAGTATTCACAATTTATCTGAAGGGAATTTTGTAGCTATAGGCAGTAACTATCAAACCCATCACCCTGTGTTGATGTATTTTAATGAAAATGGAGAAGAGCAATCCTTTGTGTCAAAGCAAATCATGCCTGAGGATTATTTTTCCACCCGTCTGGCTGGATCTATTCAAATTAGCGACACTAGTTTTATCAGTATTTGGCGGTATTTGTATACCATTGAAGAGTATAATTACCACTACGGATATATTAAATTTGATACGGCTCTTAATATCATAGACTATAAAGAAGATGACAGATGGAAAGACCCAGCTAATTTAATTTATAGCTATAATGACAAAATCGTAACCGTAGGTAGAATGAAAGAGAATAATTCCTCTGGTAAATATGATATTTATATGAGCAAGCGTAATCTGGACTTTACTTATGATACTGTATACCCCAATTGGACAGGGCAATACGATAGTTTATGCCCTGGTGGTGTAGTTTCTGGGTTTTTACCCTATACCTGCCATACTATTGTGGGTATAGATGAATTACAAAGCCCTAAGCATTATGCCCAAACAAAAGATAAAATAGAGTTGCAAATACATCCTAATCCTGCCCATACCATTGCTAAGCTAATCATCGAAAATAAAAATGAAGTTACAGGTTTGCAATTATCAGTGTATAATCAAACTGGCGAGGAGGTTTATCAAAAGAAATTAGCCAATGGTATAAAGGAGGAGGCCTTAAATATTAGCCAATGGTCGGCAGGTATATATGTCATTATTGTAAGAAGCGAAAACCATATGGTGGGGAGTGCTAAATTGGTGGTAGAGTAG
- a CDS encoding T9SS type A sorting domain-containing protein, which yields MKSTILLILILFLSLSSFSQYIYSDTTWERWYGVQNNDESALAYKNDIEHYDKGYIFHANYEEIADGKTFIKKTDINGYYLWERKLDSTYQTYMLSMKNVHNGGLVMCGVSYYNDIGNPWVAKLNACMEVEWCKLFEWPEYSFAKDIAIDNNGDIIVLCYGFGYGDIERINLIKLDTEGHIIWKGDYATMDDYPVIWNAVPDKILISEENDYYLSGKAEWPINNDPSQGWGTRSLFIKVNPNGEEEWILPFGIYDSLYTQPWSIHNLSEGNFVAIGSNYQTHHPVMMYFNENGEEQSFVSKQIMPENYFATRLGEAIQISDTSFFSIFLYKNTSEEYTYHSGYIKFDTALNIIDYKEDDRWTGPSDLVHTYNDKIVTVGRMKENNSSGKYDIYMSKRNQDFNYDTVYPNWTGQYDSLCPGGVVSGFLPYTCHTIVGIDELQSPKHYAQTKDKIELQIHPNPAHTIAKLIIENKNEVTGLQLSVYNQTGEEVYQKKLANGIKEEALNISQWSSGMYVIIVRSENHMVGSAKLVVE from the coding sequence ATGAAATCAACGATCCTATTAATTCTAATTCTTTTTTTAAGTTTATCTTCCTTTTCACAATATATATACTCCGATACTACTTGGGAAAGATGGTATGGAGTACAAAATAATGATGAATCGGCTCTGGCTTATAAAAACGATATAGAACATTATGATAAAGGCTATATTTTCCATGCCAATTATGAAGAAATAGCAGACGGGAAAACCTTTATTAAAAAAACAGATATAAATGGCTATTATCTTTGGGAAAGGAAATTGGACTCTACTTATCAGACTTATATGCTATCTATGAAGAATGTCCATAATGGAGGACTTGTAATGTGTGGTGTTAGCTACTATAATGATATAGGTAATCCTTGGGTAGCCAAGCTAAATGCCTGTATGGAGGTGGAATGGTGTAAATTGTTTGAGTGGCCCGAATATTCATTTGCTAAGGATATAGCTATAGATAATAACGGTGATATTATTGTTTTATGCTATGGTTTTGGTTATGGCGATATAGAACGTATTAATTTAATCAAACTGGATACTGAAGGTCATATTATTTGGAAGGGTGATTATGCTACCATGGATGATTACCCTGTGATTTGGAATGCCGTGCCTGATAAAATATTAATAAGCGAAGAAAATGATTATTATTTATCTGGGAAGGCTGAATGGCCAATTAATAATGACCCCTCACAAGGTTGGGGTACTCGGTCTTTATTTATAAAGGTTAATCCCAACGGGGAAGAGGAGTGGATATTGCCTTTTGGAATTTATGATAGCCTATATACCCAACCTTGGAGTATTCACAATTTGTCAGAAGGAAATTTTGTAGCTATAGGCAGTAACTATCAAACCCATCACCCTGTTATGATGTATTTTAATGAAAATGGAGAAGAACAATCTTTTGTTTCAAAGCAAATTATGCCTGAGAATTATTTCGCCACTCGATTAGGGGAAGCCATTCAAATAAGTGACACTAGCTTTTTTAGTATTTTTTTATATAAAAATACCTCAGAGGAATACACCTATCATTCTGGATACATTAAATTCGATACGGCTCTAAATATCATAGACTATAAAGAAGATGACAGGTGGACTGGGCCTTCAGATTTAGTACACACTTATAATGACAAAATCGTAACCGTAGGAAGAATGAAAGAAAATAATTCCTCTGGTAAATATGATATTTATATGAGCAAACGTAATCAGGACTTTAATTATGATACTGTATACCCCAATTGGACAGGGCAATACGATAGTTTATGCCCTGGTGGTGTAGTTTCTGGGTTTTTACCCTATACCTGCCATACTATTGTGGGTATAGATGAATTACAAAGCCCTAAGCATTATGCCCAAACAAAAGATAAAATAGAGTTGCAAATACATCCTAATCCTGCCCATACCATTGCTAAGCTAATCATCGAAAATAAAAATGAAGTTACAGGTTTGCAATTATCAGTGTATAATCAAACTGGCGAGGAGGTTTATCAAAAGAAATTAGCCAATGGTATAAAGGAGGAGGCCTTAAATATTAGCCAATGGTCATCAGGTATGTATGTGATTATAGTAAGAAGCGAAAACCATATGGTGGGGAGTGCTAAATTGGTGGTGGAGTAA
- a CDS encoding cation:proton antiporter gives MFATWHIDAIWISIAFIAGFLAKKVNLPPLIGFLATGFLLNFIGMSEGNIAIHALAELGVMLLLFNIGLKINLKSLLHKEIWASAGIHSVITTLVFASLISIISTIGLGYLTPLSFKTALIIGFALSFSSTVFTIKILEERGEVNSFHGNIAIGILVIQDVLAVIFLTISKNEIPSLWALGLPVYLYLIRFLFYRILKTIDHGELLTLFGFFAAFVAGAMSFDMVGLKADLGALIMGVLLGNHGRAKELSTHMGGYKDFFLIAFFFEIGLSGLPTWSTLLIAVIMTMMLVLKSGLFMYLFTRFNLRARTSLLTTLSLSTYSEFGLIVAAIGVQAGWMESSWLVTLALALSLSFLIAAPFNHRAHEIFNHFKPQLMRLNSSKVHPDDEPSNLGDAEVLVCGMGRIGRSVYRQVCQEYNDKVVGVDYNHDTVEGAQSENKNVIWGDATDSNFWQNVDLSKINMIFLSFSNHTSNVNTSIELKNIEHSGIKIGAVCEFRDQAKELHDNGVDFIYNAREQVGKEFAKEFLLNHSESN, from the coding sequence ATGTTTGCAACTTGGCATATCGACGCAATTTGGATCAGTATTGCTTTCATAGCTGGCTTTTTGGCTAAAAAAGTAAATCTACCTCCTTTAATAGGATTCTTGGCTACAGGATTTTTATTGAACTTTATTGGTATGTCAGAAGGTAATATTGCTATTCATGCCTTAGCGGAATTGGGTGTGATGCTTTTATTATTCAATATTGGGCTTAAAATAAATCTTAAATCACTGCTGCATAAGGAAATATGGGCTAGTGCAGGGATTCATTCTGTTATAACTACACTGGTGTTTGCAAGTTTGATAAGCATTATTTCTACCATTGGGTTAGGATATTTGACTCCTCTTAGTTTTAAAACTGCTCTGATCATTGGATTCGCTTTAAGTTTTAGCAGTACTGTTTTTACCATTAAAATATTAGAGGAGCGTGGAGAAGTCAATTCCTTCCACGGAAATATAGCCATTGGGATACTGGTCATACAAGATGTTCTGGCGGTTATCTTTTTAACGATTTCAAAGAATGAAATCCCTAGTCTTTGGGCTCTTGGACTTCCGGTTTATCTCTATTTAATAAGATTTCTCTTCTATCGCATTTTAAAAACCATTGATCACGGAGAGCTATTAACGCTTTTTGGCTTTTTTGCAGCTTTTGTGGCAGGTGCAATGAGTTTCGATATGGTGGGTTTAAAAGCTGACTTAGGGGCGCTTATTATGGGGGTTTTATTGGGAAATCATGGTCGGGCTAAAGAACTATCTACACATATGGGTGGCTATAAAGATTTCTTTCTGATTGCCTTCTTTTTTGAGATAGGACTGTCAGGATTACCCACTTGGAGTACCTTGCTCATTGCTGTAATCATGACAATGATGCTGGTTTTAAAATCGGGTCTTTTTATGTACTTGTTTACTCGTTTCAATCTTCGAGCGCGTACCTCTTTGCTAACAACGTTAAGCTTGTCAACATATAGTGAATTTGGTTTGATAGTAGCGGCAATTGGTGTGCAAGCAGGTTGGATGGAGTCAAGTTGGTTGGTTACTTTAGCATTAGCTTTGAGTTTATCATTCTTAATAGCTGCTCCATTTAACCATAGAGCACATGAGATATTCAACCATTTTAAACCACAACTAATGCGTTTGAATTCCAGTAAAGTTCACCCCGATGACGAACCAAGCAATTTAGGAGATGCTGAGGTGTTGGTTTGTGGGATGGGAAGGATAGGACGTTCCGTTTATCGGCAAGTTTGCCAAGAATATAATGACAAAGTAGTTGGAGTGGATTATAATCATGATACTGTGGAAGGAGCTCAGTCAGAAAATAAGAATGTGATTTGGGGAGACGCTACAGATAGTAATTTTTGGCAAAATGTAGATTTAAGTAAAATTAATATGATATTCTTGTCTTTTAGTAATCATACCTCTAATGTAAATACAAGTATTGAACTTAAAAATATTGAGCACAGTGGAATTAAAATTGGTGCAGTATGTGAGTTCCGCGATCAGGCCAAAGAACTTCACGATAATGGAGTAGATTTCATTTATAACGCCCGCGAACAAGTTGGGAAGGAGTTTGCTAAGGAGTTTTTATTGAATCATTCTGAGTCTAATTGA